From Gammaproteobacteria bacterium, one genomic window encodes:
- the tgt gene encoding tRNA guanosine(34) transglycosylase Tgt, which produces MKFELITTDGPARRGRMHFARGTVETPAFMPVGTYGTVKAMTPEELREIGAEIILGNTFHLMLRPGVEIIRAHGGLHGFSHWNGPILTDSGGFQVWSLGKLRKLTEEGVWFQSPIDGGKVFLGPERAIEVQQGLGSDIIMVFDECTAYPATEDEARASMELSLRWAARCRTAHADAPGALFGIVQGGMHLSLREQSLDGLKQIGFDGYALGGLSVGEPKEEMLHVVEQLAPQMPADRPRYLMGVGTPEDLVDAVSRGIDMFDCVMPTRNARNGWLFTRTGNLKIRNSRHAADTTPIDPACSCYTCRHYSRSYLRHLQQSNEILGARLATLHNLYYYQELMRDLRAAIAEKRLDDFVNKFYRMRRPDAQNDE; this is translated from the coding sequence ATGAAATTCGAGCTAATTACCACCGACGGTCCCGCCCGCCGTGGCCGTATGCATTTTGCCCGAGGTACCGTTGAGACACCGGCGTTCATGCCGGTCGGTACCTACGGCACCGTCAAAGCCATGACACCCGAAGAACTGCGCGAGATCGGCGCCGAGATCATTCTCGGTAACACGTTCCATCTCATGTTGCGCCCGGGTGTAGAAATCATTCGCGCGCACGGAGGGCTACATGGATTCAGTCATTGGAACGGTCCGATCCTAACCGACTCCGGCGGGTTTCAAGTCTGGAGCCTCGGCAAGCTGCGCAAGCTCACGGAAGAGGGCGTCTGGTTTCAATCGCCGATCGACGGCGGCAAGGTATTCCTCGGGCCCGAACGCGCTATCGAGGTCCAGCAAGGGCTCGGCTCCGACATCATTATGGTGTTCGACGAATGTACGGCCTATCCGGCGACCGAAGACGAAGCGCGTGCGTCGATGGAGTTGTCGCTGCGTTGGGCGGCACGTTGTCGGACGGCGCATGCAGATGCGCCGGGCGCGTTGTTCGGTATCGTGCAGGGTGGCATGCATTTGTCCTTGCGCGAGCAATCGTTGGATGGATTGAAGCAGATCGGCTTCGACGGCTATGCGCTTGGGGGGTTATCGGTAGGCGAGCCGAAGGAAGAGATGCTGCATGTCGTCGAGCAGCTGGCGCCGCAGATGCCGGCAGATCGGCCGCGCTATTTAATGGGTGTCGGCACGCCGGAAGATCTGGTCGACGCCGTCAGCCGCGGCATCGATATGTTCGATTGTGTGATGCCGACCCGCAACGCCCGCAATGGCTGGTTGTTCACCCGTACTGGCAATCTCAAGATACGCAACAGCCGCCACGCCGCCGACACCACGCCGATCGATCCCGCCTGCAGCTGTTACACCTGTCGGCACTACTCGCGTTCGTATCTTCGGCACCTGCAGCAATCGAATGAAATCCTGGGCGCCCGGCTGGCGACCTTGCACAATCTTTATTATTACCAGGAGCTGATGCGCGATTTACGCGCTGCTATTGCGGAAAAAAGGCTGGATGATTTCGTCAATAAGTTTTATCGTATGCGCCGCCCGGACGCCCAGAACGACGAATAA
- the ribD gene encoding bifunctional diaminohydroxyphosphoribosylaminopyrimidine deaminase/5-amino-6-(5-phosphoribosylamino)uracil reductase RibD, with amino-acid sequence MARALELAQRGLYTTDPNPRVGCVIVKDGIVVGEGWHQRAGEAHAEVHALAAAGERARSADVYVTLEPCSHTGRTPPCVDALVRAGVRRVIVATGDPNPRVNGQGLERLRAAGISVDVGLLVAQAESLNSGFISRMRHGRPYVRLKIAASLDGRTALASGESRWITGAAARADVQHWRARSSAILTGIGTVLADDPALTVRDFDIGRQPLRVVADSSLRMSTTAQMLRLSGPTLIATTSVNDDRIAALTGAGAEVVCLPAADKVDLAGVMRLLAERQINELLVEAGPHLCGALLAQGLVDELLMYFAPHLLGDAGRGMFHLPFITSMTDRVALEIIDTRVVGNDWRIRARPTTNN; translated from the coding sequence ATGGCGCGCGCGCTCGAGCTTGCGCAGCGTGGGCTTTATACCACCGATCCTAATCCGCGCGTCGGTTGCGTCATCGTCAAAGACGGCATTGTTGTTGGCGAAGGCTGGCACCAACGCGCCGGCGAAGCGCATGCCGAGGTACACGCGTTGGCCGCCGCCGGTGAACGGGCGCGTTCTGCCGATGTGTATGTGACATTAGAACCGTGCAGTCATACCGGGCGAACCCCGCCGTGTGTCGACGCCTTAGTGCGCGCCGGCGTGCGGCGTGTGATCGTTGCCACCGGCGATCCAAATCCGCGCGTGAATGGCCAAGGGCTCGAGCGCCTGCGTGCTGCCGGTATTTCCGTCGACGTTGGTCTTTTGGTGGCGCAAGCGGAATCGTTGAATTCGGGTTTCATCAGTCGCATGCGCCACGGCCGGCCGTATGTACGTCTTAAGATCGCCGCTAGTCTCGACGGACGTACCGCGCTGGCGAGCGGCGAGAGTCGTTGGATCACGGGTGCAGCGGCGCGCGCCGACGTGCAGCATTGGCGTGCACGCAGCTCGGCGATCCTTACCGGCATCGGCACCGTATTGGCGGACGATCCGGCGTTGACGGTGCGCGATTTCGATATCGGTCGGCAACCGCTGCGTGTAGTCGCCGACAGCAGCTTGCGCATGTCGACGACGGCGCAAATGTTGCGTTTGTCCGGACCCACGTTGATCGCGACGACGAGCGTTAACGACGACCGAATCGCGGCATTGACCGGCGCCGGTGCCGAGGTCGTGTGCCTGCCGGCGGCGGATAAAGTCGATTTGGCCGGTGTCATGCGGTTGCTCGCCGAGCGTCAAATCAATGAACTGCTAGTTGAGGCGGGCCCGCACTTGTGCGGTGCGTTGTTAGCGCAAGGGCTGGTCGACGAATTACTGATGTATTTCGCGCCGCACTTGCTGGGCGATGCCGGACGCGGCATGTTCCACTTGCCGTTCATTACAAGTATGACCGACCGCGTCGCACTGGAAATTATCGATACACGTGTCGTTGGTAACGATTGGCGCATTCGCGCGCGGCCGACGACGAACAACTGA
- a CDS encoding ANTAR domain-containing protein, with protein sequence MTTQHKVLLAAQRHDRALLIEHALAAAKHHAVAAIAHDDDLMLGVRRSHADAMIVEADESTPHMLTQWGRIMRSQPLPIVVFVDRGDATCVRMAVQAGVSAFVVDGLKRERVLPVLEAAVTRFQQFVLLREQRDEAITRLAERRDIERAKGVLMRRRNLNEQAAYSTLRQMAMDRGMRMIDVAESLLTAEDLLLRS encoded by the coding sequence ATGACCACTCAACACAAGGTTTTACTGGCGGCGCAACGGCACGATCGCGCGCTTCTTATTGAGCATGCATTGGCAGCGGCCAAGCATCACGCTGTCGCCGCCATCGCCCACGATGACGACCTCATGCTCGGTGTACGTCGCTCGCACGCCGACGCCATGATCGTCGAGGCGGACGAGTCGACGCCGCATATGCTCACGCAATGGGGCCGCATCATGCGCAGCCAACCACTGCCGATCGTGGTATTTGTCGATCGCGGCGACGCCACCTGCGTGCGGATGGCGGTGCAAGCGGGCGTCAGTGCTTTTGTCGTCGACGGCCTTAAGCGTGAGCGCGTTTTGCCGGTACTCGAAGCGGCGGTAACCCGGTTTCAGCAGTTTGTCCTGTTGCGCGAGCAACGCGACGAGGCGATTACTCGGCTAGCCGAGCGTCGCGATATCGAGCGTGCCAAGGGTGTCTTAATGCGCCGGCGCAATCTCAACGAACAAGCGGCCTATTCGACGTTGCGACAAATGGCGATGGACCGCGGCATGCGCATGATCGACGTGGCCGAGAGCTTGTTGACGGCGGAGGACCTGTTGCTGCGGAGTTAG
- a CDS encoding ABC transporter ATP-binding protein, with the protein MVFDTRGGCYVALSDVNLNIRQGEFVSIIGHSGCGKSTLLNLVAGLIEPTSGVLLSGGREIAGPGPDRAVVFQNHSLLPWLTCFGNVYLAVERVFGQTESKADLKRRTRDALALVGLTDAEQKYPHEISGGMKQRVGIARALAIQPKVLLLDEPLGALDALTRANLQEELMRLVDKVGTTTMMVTHDVDEAVLLSDRIVMMTNGPAATIGKILEVHLPRPRRRVELTEDSTYNGYRREVLKFLYEQKDKAVA; encoded by the coding sequence ATGGTGTTCGATACCCGCGGCGGGTGTTATGTCGCCTTGTCCGACGTCAATCTGAACATTCGTCAGGGTGAGTTCGTTTCGATCATCGGTCATTCGGGTTGCGGCAAGTCGACATTGCTGAATTTGGTCGCCGGACTGATCGAACCTACCAGCGGTGTGTTGCTGTCGGGCGGTCGTGAAATCGCCGGCCCCGGGCCGGATCGGGCGGTCGTGTTCCAAAACCATTCGTTGTTGCCGTGGCTGACTTGCTTCGGCAACGTTTATCTTGCGGTCGAGCGCGTGTTCGGTCAGACCGAAAGTAAGGCCGACCTGAAACGACGCACGCGCGATGCGTTGGCGTTGGTCGGGTTGACCGACGCCGAGCAAAAATATCCGCATGAAATTTCCGGTGGCATGAAGCAGCGGGTCGGCATCGCCCGCGCGCTAGCCATTCAGCCGAAGGTATTGCTGCTCGACGAGCCGCTCGGCGCGCTCGATGCGCTGACGCGCGCTAATCTTCAGGAAGAACTGATGCGTCTGGTCGACAAGGTCGGCACGACCACAATGATGGTGACGCACGATGTCGACGAAGCGGTGCTGTTATCCGATCGCATCGTCATGATGACCAACGGCCCGGCCGCGACCATCGGCAAGATATTGGAAGTGCATTTGCCGCGGCCGCGTCGGCGAGTGGAGCTAACGGAAGACTCGACCTACAACGGTTATCGTCGCGAGGTGTTGAAGTTTCTGTACGAGCAGAAAGATAAAGCGGTCGCTTAA
- the secD gene encoding protein translocase subunit SecD: MNRYPLWKYLIVLAAFVFAVIYALPNVFGEDPAIQISPTRTTKVDATTLARVERVLKQANIEYRGTVLDETSAKVRFGDPEVQLRARDLVQTELGDTYTVAVNLLPATPRALQVLGAKPMYLGLDLRGGVHFLMQVDTRAVLKKASENAADDIRRVLREAKVRYVTVNRLESGAVETVFRDAAQFEQARDVVRKELRDLELSDNRRDSEYVLTARMSEKVLLDKHRYALEQNITALRNRVNELGVAEPVIQQQGQDRIVVQLPGVQDTARAKEILGRTATLEIMLVDEGANTGDTSIGTKMYRMRDGRQIPLKNRVIYSGENIIDAAPGFDSRTNQSIVSITLDARGAAINQRVTGENVNKRMAVVYIEIKSKSKLDANGQPVLDAEGRPVRVSERVEEVITAPVIRQQLGKRFQIEGLDNTQEANELSLLLRAGALAAPVEIIEERTIGPSLGADNIQRGFHSTWIGFAAIAVFMILYYAAFGVISILALAVNVLLLLALLSIMQATLTLPGMAGIALTVGMAIDANVLINERIREELRNGNTPHASIFAGYERAFGTILDSNITTLIAGLALLAFGSGPVRGFAVVLCLGILTSMFSAVMVSRAIVNLYYGNRRKLERVAIGNTAWHKA; the protein is encoded by the coding sequence ATGAATCGCTATCCGCTCTGGAAGTACCTCATCGTACTGGCTGCGTTCGTGTTCGCGGTAATCTACGCGTTACCGAATGTTTTCGGTGAAGACCCTGCCATCCAAATTTCGCCGACACGCACGACCAAGGTCGATGCGACAACGCTCGCGCGCGTCGAGCGGGTGTTGAAGCAGGCGAACATTGAATACCGCGGTACGGTGCTCGATGAAACTAGCGCCAAAGTACGCTTTGGCGATCCCGAGGTTCAACTCCGGGCGCGTGATTTAGTGCAAACAGAGTTAGGCGACACATACACCGTTGCCGTAAACTTGCTGCCGGCGACGCCGCGGGCGCTGCAAGTGCTCGGCGCGAAGCCGATGTATCTCGGTCTCGACTTGCGTGGTGGCGTGCACTTCCTCATGCAGGTCGACACGCGCGCGGTCTTGAAGAAGGCCTCGGAAAACGCCGCCGACGATATACGTCGCGTACTGCGCGAAGCGAAGGTGCGTTACGTCACGGTCAATCGTCTCGAGAGCGGAGCGGTCGAAACGGTGTTTCGCGACGCTGCGCAATTCGAGCAAGCGCGCGACGTGGTGCGCAAAGAGCTGCGTGATCTTGAGCTCAGCGATAACCGACGTGATTCGGAATATGTGTTAACGGCACGTATGAGCGAGAAGGTGTTGCTGGATAAACACCGTTACGCGCTGGAGCAGAACATTACGGCGTTGCGCAACCGCGTCAACGAGCTCGGTGTCGCCGAGCCGGTGATCCAGCAGCAAGGTCAAGATCGTATCGTCGTCCAGCTGCCGGGTGTGCAAGACACGGCACGCGCGAAAGAGATCCTCGGACGCACCGCTACCCTTGAGATCATGTTGGTCGATGAGGGCGCCAACACCGGCGATACGTCGATCGGCACTAAGATGTATCGTATGCGCGACGGTCGACAGATCCCGCTCAAGAATCGCGTTATCTATTCGGGCGAGAACATCATCGACGCTGCGCCCGGTTTCGACAGTCGCACCAATCAGTCCATCGTCTCCATCACGCTTGATGCTCGTGGCGCTGCCATCAACCAGCGCGTCACCGGCGAGAACGTCAACAAGCGCATGGCGGTGGTCTATATCGAGATCAAGTCCAAGTCCAAGCTCGATGCCAACGGCCAACCAGTGCTCGATGCCGAAGGCCGACCGGTACGCGTCAGCGAACGCGTCGAAGAAGTCATTACCGCGCCGGTCATTCGCCAGCAGCTGGGCAAGCGTTTCCAGATCGAAGGCCTCGACAACACCCAGGAAGCGAACGAGTTATCATTGCTGTTGCGCGCCGGTGCCTTAGCGGCTCCGGTTGAAATCATTGAAGAGCGTACCATCGGCCCGAGCCTCGGCGCCGATAACATTCAGCGTGGATTTCACTCAACCTGGATCGGTTTCGCCGCGATCGCCGTGTTCATGATTCTTTATTATGCCGCGTTCGGTGTTATTTCGATCCTGGCGCTAGCGGTGAACGTATTGCTGCTGCTGGCATTGTTGTCGATTATGCAGGCGACGTTGACCTTGCCCGGTATGGCCGGTATCGCGCTGACCGTTGGTATGGCGATCGATGCCAACGTGCTGATCAACGAACGTATCCGCGAAGAACTGCGCAACGGTAATACGCCGCACGCCAGTATCTTTGCCGGTTATGAGCGTGCCTTCGGTACCATTCTCGATTCCAATATCACCACCTTGATCGCCGGCTTGGCGTTGCTTGCGTTCGGTTCCGGCCCGGTCAGAGGCTTCGCGGTGGTGTTGTGTCTCGGTATTCTCACTTCCATGTTCAGCGCGGTGATGGTATCGCGTGCCATCGTCAACCTGTACTACGGCAATCGCCGCAAGCTCGAACGGGTCGCCATCGGCAACACCGCTTGGCATAAGGCCTGA
- the secF gene encoding protein translocase subunit SecF, whose translation MEFFRIRKDIPFMRYALIFNVISIITFVLAVVFLITKGLNLGVDFTGGTVMEVSYAQPANVPEIRSSLEKLGLHDVAVQNFGTSRDVLIRLPVDVLIRLPVKEGVSSAKLSDSVMESLRKADPSVQKRRVEFVGPQVGKELFENGAMALLVVSAGIVLYLWFRFEWKFGVAAIIANLHDVVIILGCFAFFQWEFSLTVLAAVLAILGYSVNESVVVFDRVRENFRKMRKATVPQIIDNAITSTMSRTIITHGCTQLAVLSMLLFGGETLHYFALALTIGILFGIYSSVLVASPIVMWLGVSREDMLPPKKETAESTP comes from the coding sequence ATGGAATTTTTCAGAATTCGTAAAGACATTCCGTTCATGCGCTATGCGCTGATCTTCAACGTGATCTCGATCATCACGTTTGTGCTGGCGGTGGTGTTTTTGATAACCAAAGGGTTGAACCTCGGCGTCGACTTCACCGGCGGTACGGTGATGGAAGTCAGCTACGCGCAGCCGGCGAACGTACCGGAGATTCGGAGCTCGCTGGAGAAGCTTGGCTTGCACGATGTTGCCGTGCAGAACTTCGGTACTTCGCGCGATGTGCTGATTCGATTGCCGGTGGATGTGCTGATTCGATTGCCGGTGAAAGAGGGCGTCAGCAGCGCCAAGCTTTCCGATTCTGTCATGGAGTCGTTGCGTAAGGCCGATCCGTCGGTTCAGAAGCGACGCGTCGAGTTTGTCGGTCCACAAGTAGGTAAAGAGCTGTTCGAGAACGGCGCGATGGCGCTGTTGGTCGTTTCCGCCGGTATCGTGTTGTATCTATGGTTCCGCTTCGAGTGGAAGTTCGGCGTTGCTGCCATCATCGCCAACCTGCATGACGTCGTCATCATTCTCGGCTGCTTTGCGTTCTTCCAGTGGGAGTTTTCGCTGACGGTGTTGGCGGCAGTGTTGGCTATCTTGGGTTATTCGGTGAACGAATCGGTCGTCGTGTTCGACCGAGTGCGCGAGAACTTCCGCAAGATGCGCAAGGCCACCGTACCGCAGATCATCGACAACGCCATCACCAGCACGATGTCGCGTACGATCATCACCCACGGTTGTACGCAGTTGGCAGTGTTGTCCATGCTGCTGTTCGGCGGTGAGACGCTGCATTACTTCGCGTTGGCCCTGACCATCGGCATTCTCTTCGGCATTTATTCGTCGGTGCTCGTCGCCAGCCCGATCGTCATGTGGCTCGGTGTTTCACGCGAAGACATGCTGCCGCCGAAGAAAGAAACCGCCGAATCCACCCCCTGA
- the ntrB gene encoding nitrate ABC transporter permease, protein MKKEKPAMLAAAIAVANARSVPLMTPVTGRSRASVAWQSVRRHVVPPVLGLLLFTLLWALIAGQTELPGPVKTWQSAVDVFRHPFYQNGPNDQGIGWNVLHSLTRVGIGFGLAALVGIPCGFLLGYVEFLRKMAAPIVSLLRPVSPLAWLPIGLYVFKQAQPAAVWVIFISSVWPMLLNTATGVMQMPQDYLNVARVLKLPPWTLFSRILFPAVLPHVLTGVRLSIGVAWLVIVAAEMLTGGVGLGFWVWDEWNNLNVEHIIIAIFVVGVVGLLLEQMILLVARRFRY, encoded by the coding sequence ATGAAGAAAGAAAAACCAGCGATGCTGGCGGCGGCGATAGCCGTGGCCAACGCGAGATCCGTGCCGTTGATGACACCGGTCACTGGCCGTTCGCGTGCGTCGGTAGCTTGGCAGAGCGTGCGCCGTCACGTGGTGCCGCCGGTTCTCGGCCTATTGTTGTTCACGCTGTTGTGGGCCTTGATCGCCGGGCAGACCGAGTTACCGGGACCGGTGAAGACATGGCAGTCGGCGGTGGATGTATTCCGCCACCCGTTTTATCAAAACGGTCCGAACGATCAAGGTATCGGCTGGAACGTCCTGCATTCGCTCACACGCGTCGGTATAGGGTTCGGTCTGGCGGCGTTAGTCGGCATACCGTGCGGATTTCTGCTCGGTTATGTCGAATTTCTGCGGAAGATGGCGGCGCCGATCGTTAGCCTGTTGCGGCCGGTGTCGCCGCTGGCATGGTTACCGATAGGACTGTACGTGTTTAAGCAGGCGCAGCCGGCGGCGGTTTGGGTGATCTTCATTTCCAGCGTCTGGCCGATGCTGCTCAACACCGCCACCGGCGTTATGCAGATGCCACAGGATTACCTCAACGTCGCTCGTGTGTTGAAGTTGCCACCGTGGACACTGTTCAGCCGCATTCTCTTCCCGGCGGTATTGCCGCATGTGCTCACCGGCGTGCGCTTATCGATCGGCGTCGCGTGGTTGGTGATTGTGGCGGCCGAGATGCTGACCGGCGGCGTCGGTCTCGGTTTTTGGGTATGGGACGAGTGGAACAACTTGAATGTGGAACACATCATCATCGCCATCTTCGTTGTCGGCGTCGTCGGATTGTTGCTCGAGCAAATGATTTTGCTCGTCGCCCGTCGTTTTCGCTATTAG
- a CDS encoding ABC transporter substrate-binding protein — translation MSKYKKAQSQAICRRDFLRTAVVGTGFAALGLAGLRTKAWAAGSDAPEKPEVNIGFIPLTDCASVVVASELGFDKKYGIKITPSKEANWASVRDKLVNGELDASHVLYGLIYGVHLGVGGPKKDMAILMSLNHNGQAITLTNQFKAKRAVDGAGLKKLIDTEKREYTFAHTFPTGTHAMWIYYWLAAHGIDPFKDVKTITVPPPQMVANMRVGNMDGYCVGEPWNARAIQDNVGFTAVTTQEIWKDHPEKVLGTTAEFVHKYPNTARAMVAAIIDAGKYIDTMANRLKVAQIIAQKSYVNTAEDVIVGRMQGQYDNGNGKKWKDDNYLKFYNDGKVTFPYLSDGMWFLTQHKRWGLLKEDVDYLAVAKQVNQVALYRQAATLAKVSAPVSEMRTAKLIDGVVWDGSNPKLYAGNFKVRA, via the coding sequence ATGAGCAAATACAAGAAAGCACAATCCCAGGCTATTTGCCGACGCGATTTTTTGCGTACCGCAGTCGTTGGAACCGGTTTTGCCGCCTTGGGCTTAGCCGGTTTGCGTACAAAGGCGTGGGCGGCGGGTTCGGACGCGCCGGAGAAACCGGAAGTGAACATCGGTTTTATCCCGTTGACCGATTGCGCCAGCGTAGTCGTCGCTTCCGAACTCGGCTTCGACAAGAAATACGGCATAAAAATTACGCCGAGCAAAGAAGCCAATTGGGCGTCGGTACGCGACAAGCTGGTTAACGGCGAGCTCGATGCGTCGCATGTGCTCTATGGGTTGATCTACGGGGTGCACCTGGGCGTCGGCGGTCCGAAGAAAGATATGGCCATCTTGATGAGCCTGAATCACAACGGCCAAGCAATTACGTTGACGAACCAGTTCAAAGCAAAACGCGCGGTCGACGGCGCCGGTCTCAAGAAGTTGATCGATACCGAGAAACGCGAGTACACATTCGCTCACACGTTCCCAACCGGTACCCACGCGATGTGGATTTATTACTGGCTCGCCGCTCACGGTATCGATCCGTTCAAGGACGTAAAGACCATCACCGTGCCGCCGCCGCAAATGGTGGCCAACATGCGCGTCGGCAACATGGACGGCTATTGTGTCGGTGAGCCGTGGAACGCGCGGGCGATTCAAGACAACGTCGGTTTTACTGCCGTCACGACCCAAGAAATCTGGAAGGACCATCCGGAGAAGGTACTCGGCACGACCGCCGAGTTCGTGCACAAGTATCCCAACACCGCACGCGCCATGGTCGCCGCCATTATCGATGCCGGCAAGTACATCGACACGATGGCCAATCGGCTGAAGGTCGCGCAAATCATCGCGCAAAAGTCGTACGTCAATACCGCCGAAGACGTCATCGTCGGCCGCATGCAGGGCCAATACGACAACGGCAATGGTAAGAAGTGGAAGGACGACAATTACCTGAAGTTTTACAACGACGGCAAGGTCACGTTTCCTTATCTGTCCGATGGCATGTGGTTCCTAACGCAGCACAAGCGCTGGGGATTGCTAAAAGAGGACGTTGACTACCTGGCGGTCGCGAAGCAAGTGAATCAGGTCGCACTCTACCGGCAGGCGGCGACCTTGGCCAAAGTCTCTGCGCCCGTTAGCGAAATGCGCACGGCCAAGCTCATCGACGGCGTGGTCTGGGATGGCAGCAATCCGAAACTGTATGCCGGTAACTTCAAAGTCCGAGCGTGA
- the yajC gene encoding preprotein translocase subunit YajC: MNLFFIENAWADAPAAAGAQSGNPMSMIIMMGGMFAIFYFLLIRPQQKRAKEHKAMIDAIAKGDEVVAAGGLLGRVTHIADNIVTIEIADKVEIKVQRPAIQAVLPKGTIK; the protein is encoded by the coding sequence ATGAACTTGTTTTTCATCGAGAATGCTTGGGCCGACGCCCCAGCCGCCGCTGGCGCTCAAAGCGGTAACCCGATGAGTATGATCATCATGATGGGCGGCATGTTTGCCATCTTCTACTTCCTGCTCATCCGGCCGCAGCAAAAACGTGCCAAAGAACACAAAGCCATGATCGACGCGATCGCCAAGGGCGACGAAGTCGTGGCCGCCGGTGGTTTGCTGGGACGGGTCACGCACATCGCCGACAACATCGTGACGATCGAGATCGCCGATAAGGTCGAGATCAAAGTGCAGCGGCCGGCGATCCAAGCCGTGTTGCCTAAGGGAACTATCAAATAA
- the nrdR gene encoding transcriptional repressor NrdR, whose amino-acid sequence MRCPFCSADETRVIDSRLTEEGDSVRRRRECEVCAERFTTFERAELRLPQVIKSDGRREAFNEAKLQAGLSRALEKRPVDAAAVEAMLGRIRHKLIACGEREVATRRIGEWLMEELREIDPVAYVRFASVYRSFQDVDAFREEVQRLQSEPPSESRRKQLRLLPEEPADNTETDTHTNTDAPRRGRRPASGRKP is encoded by the coding sequence ATGCGTTGCCCGTTTTGCTCTGCCGATGAAACCCGCGTAATCGACTCGCGCCTGACCGAGGAGGGTGATTCTGTGCGCCGTCGGCGCGAGTGCGAGGTCTGTGCCGAGCGCTTCACGACCTTCGAACGTGCTGAGCTGCGCTTGCCACAAGTCATCAAGTCCGACGGTCGGCGCGAGGCATTCAACGAAGCGAAATTGCAGGCCGGCCTGTCGCGGGCGCTGGAAAAGCGGCCGGTGGACGCGGCTGCGGTCGAGGCCATGCTCGGCCGCATTCGTCACAAGCTGATCGCCTGCGGCGAGCGTGAGGTGGCAACACGGCGGATCGGTGAATGGCTGATGGAAGAGCTGCGCGAGATCGATCCGGTCGCCTATGTGCGTTTCGCCTCGGTCTATCGCAGCTTCCAGGACGTCGATGCGTTTCGCGAGGAAGTGCAGCGATTGCAGAGCGAGCCGCCGTCGGAGTCGCGCCGCAAGCAGTTGCGCTTACTGCCGGAAGAACCGGCGGATAACACCGAGACTGACACCCATACCAATACCGACGCGCCGCGCCGCGGCCGGCGCCCCGCCAGCGGTCGCAAGCCATGA
- the queA gene encoding tRNA preQ1(34) S-adenosylmethionine ribosyltransferase-isomerase QueA, translating to MRKSDFHFDLPDELIAQRPASPRTSSRLLHIDAVTGVPIDRQFFDLPQLLAPGDLLVLNNTRVIPARLYGAKETGGRVEVLIERVLGTNRALAQMRASKSSKPGQRLLLEEELRATVLGRKDEFYELVFDIDVPLAEVLERYGHVPLPPYIARSDTPVDRERYQTVYARDPGAVAAPTAGLHFDNEMFDRLKALGVECVFVTLHVGAGTFQPLRAEEIEGQRLHAESVHVSAATCAAIERAHAQGRRVVAVGTTVVRALETAAEEGTLAPYEGETDIFIYPGYRFRVVDALITNFHLPESSLLMLVCAFAGTERVLDAYRHAVQQRYRFYSYGDAMFVSRVGG from the coding sequence GTGCGTAAATCCGATTTCCATTTTGACTTACCCGATGAATTGATCGCGCAGCGTCCGGCGTCGCCGCGCACGTCGTCACGGTTGTTGCATATCGATGCAGTGACCGGTGTGCCGATCGATCGGCAGTTTTTTGATTTGCCGCAGTTGTTAGCTCCCGGCGATTTGCTGGTTCTGAACAACACGCGCGTCATTCCGGCGCGGTTATACGGCGCGAAGGAAACCGGCGGTCGAGTTGAAGTACTGATCGAGCGTGTACTCGGTACGAATCGCGCGTTAGCGCAGATGCGCGCCTCTAAGTCATCGAAGCCGGGTCAGCGACTGCTACTCGAAGAGGAGTTGCGCGCGACCGTGCTCGGTCGCAAAGACGAGTTTTACGAATTGGTGTTTGACATCGATGTGCCGTTGGCGGAAGTGCTCGAGCGTTATGGTCATGTGCCGCTGCCGCCATACATTGCCCGCAGCGATACGCCGGTAGATCGTGAGCGTTATCAAACGGTGTACGCACGCGATCCCGGTGCGGTCGCGGCGCCGACCGCCGGCTTGCATTTCGACAACGAAATGTTCGATCGTTTGAAGGCGCTCGGTGTCGAGTGTGTGTTCGTGACGTTGCATGTCGGTGCTGGAACGTTTCAACCGTTGCGCGCCGAGGAGATCGAAGGCCAGCGGTTGCATGCTGAGTCGGTGCACGTGTCAGCGGCGACATGCGCCGCGATCGAACGCGCGCATGCGCAAGGACGGCGTGTGGTCGCGGTCGGGACGACAGTGGTGCGGGCGTTGGAGACAGCGGCAGAGGAGGGCACGCTCGCGCCGTATGAGGGTGAGACCGATATCTTTATATATCCTGGTTATCGCTTCAGAGTGGTGGATGCGCTTATCACGAATTTTCATTTGCCCGAGTCGTCGTTGCTAATGTTGGTTTGCGCGTTCGCGGGGACTGAGCGCGTGCTCGATGCGTATCGGCATGCGGTTCAGCAGCGGTATCGGTTTTACAGTTATGGGGATGCGATGTTTGTTTCGCGGGTGGGTGGTTGA